Proteins from a genomic interval of Salvelinus sp. IW2-2015 linkage group LG14, ASM291031v2, whole genome shotgun sequence:
- the LOC111972950 gene encoding calmodulin-1, protein MADQLTEEQIAEFKEAFSLFDKDGDGTITTKELGTVMRSLGQNPTEAELQDMINEVDADGNGTIDFPEFLTMMARKMKDTDSEEEIREAFRVFDKDGNGYISAAELRHVMTNLGEKLTDEEVDEMIREADIDGDGQVNYEEFVQMMTAK, encoded by the exons ATG GCCGATcagctaacagaggaacagaTTGCAG AGTTCAAAGAGGCGTTCTCCTTATTCGACAAGGATGGTGACGGCACTATCACGACCAAAGAGCTGGGCACCGTGATGAGGTCGCTGGGACAGAACCCCACAGAGGCGGAGCTGCAGGATATGATCAATGAGGTTGACGCTGACG GCAACGGTACCATTGACTTTCCAGAGTTCCTGACCATGATGGCCAGAAAAATGAAGGACACAGACAGCGAGGAGGAGATCCGTGAAGCCTTCAGGGTATTCGACAAG GACGGAAACGGCTACATCAGCGCTGCAGAGCTCCGCCACGTCATGACAAACCTGGGGGAGAAGTTAACAGACGAGGAGGTCGACGAGATGATCAGAGAAGCAGACATTGACGGAGACGGACAGGTCAACTATGAAG agTTTGTACAGATGATGACTGCAAAGTGA
- the LOC111973176 gene encoding 26S proteasome regulatory subunit 4, with product MGQSQSGGHGPGGGKKDDKDKKKKYEPPIPTRVGKRKKKSKGPDAASKLPLVTPHTHCRLKLLKQERIKDYLLMEEEFIRNQEQMKPLEEKQEEERSKVDDLRGTPMSVGNLEEIIDDNHAIVSTSVGSEHYVSILSFVDKDLLEPGCSVLLNHKVHAVIGVLMDDTDPLVTVMKVEKAPQETYADIGGLDSQIQEIKESVELPLTHPEYYEEMGIKPPKGVILYGAPGTGKTLLAKAVANQTSATFLRVVGSELIQKYLGDGPKLVRELFRVAEEHAPSIVFIDEIDAIGTKRYDSNSGGEREIQRTLLELLNQLDGFDSRGDVKVIMATNRIETLDPALIRPGRIDRKIEFPLPDEKTKRRIFNIHTSRMTVADDVTLDDLILAKDDLSGADIKAICTEAGLMALRERRMKVTNEDFKKSKENVLYKKQEGTPEGLYL from the exons ATG GGTCAAAGCCAAAGTGGGGGCCATGGACCTGGTGGAGGCAAGAAGGATGACAAG GAcaagaagaagaagtatgagccTCCCATCCCCACCAGAGttgggaagaggaagaagaagagcaaGGGACCAGATGCGGCCAGCAAACTACCTTTAG TCACCCCTCACACCCACTGCCGTCTGAAGCTGCTGAAGCAGGAGAGGATCAAAGACTACCTGCTGATGGAGGAGGAGTTCATCAGGAACCAGGAGCAGATGAAACCGCTGGAGGAAAAACAGGAG GAAGAGAGGTCCAAGGTGGATGACCTGAGGGGAACACCCATGTCTGTGGGGAACCTGGAGGAGATCATCGATGACAACCATGCCATCGTGTCTACGTCAGTGGGATCTGAGCACTATGTCAGCATCCTCTCCTTCGTAGACAAAGACCTGCTGGAGCCCGGCTGCTCTGTACTACTCAACCACAAG GTCCATGCTGTGATTGGTGTCCTGATGGACGACACTGATCCCCTGGTCACAGTGATGAAGGTGGAGAAGGCCCCTCAGGAGACCTACGCTGACATAGGAGGTCTGGACAGCCAGATCCAGGAGATCAAG GAGTCCGTGGAGCTGCCTCTCACCCACCCTGAGTACTATGAGGAGATGGGCATCAAGCCTCCTAAAGGAGTCATCCTCTATGGAGCACCTGGCACTG GTAAGACCCTGCTGGCCAAGGCGGTGGCCAACCAGACGTCAGCTACGTTCCTGCGTGTAGTAGGCTCTGAGCTGATCCAGAAGTACCTGGGGGACGGGCCCAAGCTGGTCAGAGAGCTGTTCAGGGTGGCAGAGGAACACGCGCCGTCCATCGTCTTCATCGACGAGATAGACGCCATCGGCACTAAAAG ATATGACTCTAACTCTGGAGGAGAACGGGAGATCCAGAGGACTTTGCTGGAGCTTCTCAACCAGCTGGATGGTTTTGACTCTAGGGGAGATGTGAAGGTGATCATGGCCACCAACAGGATAGAGACTCTGGACCCTGCCCTCATCAGGCCTG GGCGCATCGACAGGAAGATAGAGTTCCCTCTGCCCGATGAGAAGACCAAGCGGAGGATCTTCAACATCCACACCAGCAGGATGACCGTAGCAGACGACGTCACCCTGGACGACCTGATCTTAGCTAAAGATGACCTATCAGGAGCTGACATCAAG GCCATCTGTACTGAGGCTGGCCTCATGGCCCTGAGAGAGCGCAGGATGAAGGTCACCAACGAAGACTTCAAGAAGTCCAAGGAGAATGTGCTGTACAAGAAACAGGAGGGCACACCGGAGGGCCTGTATCTCTAA